A window from Electrophorus electricus isolate fEleEle1 chromosome 7, fEleEle1.pri, whole genome shotgun sequence encodes these proteins:
- the wnt16 gene encoding protein Wnt-16, producing MEKTNIWGLRLFDLFLLVFLSSYPLCGQGSWMWLGITSVGVSEKMGCANLPLSNKQRDVCKRKPYLLASIKDGARLGIAECQTQFRHERWNCSTTRDPSVFGYEMTSGTKETAFIYAVMAAGLVHAVTRSCSVGNMTECSCDAARTGSGSPSEGWHWGGCSDDIAYGTWFSRRFIDHATRNVSARTGDALLAMNQHNSEAGRQAIANTMLTDCRCHGVSGSCAVKTCWRTMAPFERVGSYLKERYENSVHVLERPARKLRHRDKERRHVAVMRDQLVFLSKSPNYCLEDRRRGVSGTRGRRCNRTSAGPDGCDLLCCGRGYNTHVVRHVERCECKFVWCCYVRCRRCETMHDVYTCK from the exons atggagaaaaCTAACATTTGGGGATTACGTTTATTTGACCTTTTCTTACTCGTATTCCTTTCGAGTTACCCTCTGTGCGGCCAAGGAAGCTGGAT GTGGCTGGGCATCACCTCTGTCGGGGTATCCGAGAAGATGGGCTGCGCAAACCTGCCCCTGTCCAACAAACAGAGGGACGTGTGTAAGCGGAAGCCCTACCTGCTGGCCAGCATCAAAGACGGCGCGCGCCTAGGCATCGCGGAGTGCCAGACCCAGTTTAGGCACGAGCGATGGAACTGCTCTACAACTCGAGACCCGTCTGTGTTCGGCTACGAGATGACAAGCG GCACAAAAGAGACAGCATTCATCTACGCCGTCATGGCCGCGGGCCTGGTGCATGCGGTGACGCGGTCGTGCAGCGTGGGCAACATGACGGAGTGTTCGTGTGACGCCGCGCGGACAGGCAGTGGCTCGCCCAGCGAAGGCTGGCACTGGGGCGGCTGCTCGGACGACATCGCCTACGGGACGTGGTTCAGCCGCCGCTTCATCGACCACGCCACGAGGAACGTCTCCGCCCGCACCGGCGATGCCCTGCTCGCCATGAACCAGCATAACAgtgaggcagggagacag GCCATCGCTAACACGATGCTGACGGACTGCCGCTGCCACGGCGTGTCGGGCTCGTGCGCGGTGAAGACATGCTGGCGGACGATGGCACCATTCGAGCGTGTGGGCAGCTACCTGAAGGAACGCTACGAGAACAGCGTGCACGTGCTGGAGCGGCCGGCGCGGAAGCTTCGCCACAGGGACAAGGAACGGCGCCACGTGGCTGTCATGCGTGACCAACTCGTCTTCCTCAGCAAGTCGCCCAACTACTGCCTGGAGGACCGGAGGCGGGGTGTGTCAGGCACACGTGGCCGCCGCTGCAATCGCACGTCCGCCGGTCCAGACGGCTGCGACCTGCTGTGCTGTGGCCGCGGTTACAACACTCACGTGGTGCGTCACGTGGAGCGCTGCGAGTGCAAGTTCGTGTGGTGCTGCTACGTGCGCTGCCGCCGGTGCGAGACCATGCACGACGTGTACACCTGCAAGTAG